CCCCTCGCCACTCATCGACAGCGCCGGGGGGCGTGGCCTCGCGCTCTACCGGTTCCTGGCGATCGTCTACGCCGGCGTGCTCGTCGTCGTCCACCGTGAGCACGTCATCCTGTGGTGGCCGATCATCGCCTACGGCGTGCTCGCCCTGGCCTGGTCGGTCATCGCACCGCTGCTGCGACGACCCACCGTGCTCGCCGTCGGCGTCGAGCTGGTCATCGCCTGCGTCGGCATCTTCCTGACCAGCGAGGTCTACGACCCCGCGTCGGTCGCCGACGGGATCTCCACCGTCCCCGGGGTGTGGGCCGCCTCGCCGGTGATCGCCGGGGCGCTGCTCGCGGGGGTACGCGGTGGTCTGCTCGCCGCGCTCGTGATCTCGGTGGCCAACATCATCCAGGCCGTCGAGCCCAGCCAGCTGACCTACCACAACATCGTCCTGCTGCTCCTGCTCGGTGTGCTGCTCGGACTGGCCGTGCAGCTGGCCCGCGAGAGCCAGCAGCGCCTCGAGCAGGCCATCGCGGCCAGCGAGCGGCTGGCCGAGCGCGAGCGGATCGGGCGCCAGGTCCACGACGGCGTCCTGCAGGCGCTCGCCCTGATCCACCGACGCGGCCGGGACATGGGCGGCGAAGGGGTGGGCCTCGCCGAGCTCGCCGCGGACCAGGAGCGGTCCCTGCGCACGATGATCTCGCGCCTCGACCCGGTCCCGCCGAGGGCCGGGACGGCCACACCGGCGGCGGACTGCACCGATCTTGCCGTGACGCTGGGCCGGTTGCGATCGGGGCGCGTCGAGGTCGTCCTCCCCGCGGGCGAGGTGCGCCTGCCCACCGCGACGGCGCAGGAGGTCGAGGCGGCCGTGGTCGCCGCCCTGGACAACGTCGAGCAGCACGCCGGCGACGACGCCCGTGCCTGGGTGCTGCTGGACGCCGACGACGAGCGCATCGAGGTCGTGATCCGTGACAACGGCACCGGCACCGCACCCGAACGCCTCGTCGAGGCGACCGCGGAGGGACGGCTGGGTGCCAGCAGCTCCATCCGCGGCCGGATGGTCGACCTGGGAGGGGACGCGAGCTGGCGGTCCCCGGCCGGCGGAGGGACCACGGTGATCCTCACGCTGCCGGCCGAGCACATGGCAGGCTCCTCCTCATGACCGCTGCCCCGACCCCGCCGACGGTCCTCGTCGCCGACGACCACCCGCTGTGGCGCGACGCGCTCGTGCGCGACCTCGAGGAGTCCGGCTTCGTCGTCGTCGGT
Above is a window of Janibacter cremeus DNA encoding:
- the macS gene encoding MacS family sensor histidine kinase, which encodes MTIEPWGGAAPRRYHPSPLIDSAGGRGLALYRFLAIVYAGVLVVVHREHVILWWPIIAYGVLALAWSVIAPLLRRPTVLAVGVELVIACVGIFLTSEVYDPASVADGISTVPGVWAASPVIAGALLAGVRGGLLAALVISVANIIQAVEPSQLTYHNIVLLLLLGVLLGLAVQLARESQQRLEQAIAASERLAERERIGRQVHDGVLQALALIHRRGRDMGGEGVGLAELAADQERSLRTMISRLDPVPPRAGTATPAADCTDLAVTLGRLRSGRVEVVLPAGEVRLPTATAQEVEAAVVAALDNVEQHAGDDARAWVLLDADDERIEVVIRDNGTGTAPERLVEATAEGRLGASSSIRGRMVDLGGDASWRSPAGGGTTVILTLPAEHMAGSSS